One Hyphomicrobiales bacterium genomic window carries:
- a CDS encoding DUF1489 family protein produces the protein MALHLIKLCVGADSIEDLAVWQEGREKVHREAGRVDAQGRGEIWHTTRMFPRRREEVLAGGSLYWVIKRVVQVRQRILDLRPVAGDDGIERCEIVLDHALVPVRGQPRRPFQGWRYLKGEDAPADLGAGASRSGKAIPPAMARELSELGLI, from the coding sequence ATGGCTCTGCATCTCATCAAGCTCTGCGTCGGGGCGGATTCGATCGAGGATCTCGCGGTCTGGCAGGAAGGGCGGGAAAAGGTCCACCGCGAGGCCGGGCGTGTCGATGCGCAGGGTCGGGGGGAAATCTGGCACACGACGCGGATGTTTCCGCGCCGGCGCGAGGAGGTACTCGCCGGTGGCTCGCTCTACTGGGTGATCAAGCGCGTCGTGCAGGTGCGCCAGCGTATCCTGGATCTGCGTCCGGTCGCCGGCGACGACGGCATCGAGCGCTGCGAGATCGTGCTGGATCACGCGCTCGTGCCAGTTCGCGGCCAGCCGAGGCGCCCGTTCCAGGGCTGGCGCTACCTCAAGGGAGAGGACGCGCCGGCCGACTTGGGGGCGGGAGCCTCGCGAAGTGGGAAGGCCATCCCGCCGGCGATGGCGCGCGAGCTTTCCGAACTCGGGCTCATCTGA
- a CDS encoding 2Fe-2S iron-sulfur cluster binding domain-containing protein, whose product MYVLARGGWLQRLRLTAGLVLFTFVFMHLLNHAVVLFGLSMAESVQEWRLAVTRSIPGTLVLCAAALVHVVLGLFKTARRSTLRMPAWELLQILSGLAVPFLVAPHLTYSRVAHELFGVSTTYLYQLYLIWPAVAWSQALLLVVVWTHASIGIHFWLRLTRTYERLFPFALAVAVAIPVGALAGLVAGGRAARELIYDEESFAELREEVNWPSGEAFGELSRFSEVFQFASIAIVLTVVVVIAGRYLRHLLGPRVEVRYVGGPVVQAPIGATLLETSRRFGVPHASVCGGRARCSTCRVLVEEGFDGLPQPGPTENETLRSIGSPDRVRLACQIRPRSPVTVARLLPAGSRLRAASSPQSREEQGVERSLAVMFLDVRGFTTLSERRLPYDTVYLLNELFSSAGGAIVAHNGWIDKYLGDGLMAIFGRESGTTAGCREALAAARAIDLALDLLNDRFSGELAEPLRIGIGIHVGPVVLGRLGHPASSAVTVIGKTVNAASRLEALTKEFGCQIVVSNALAARTSLVTDGLEHRTTEVRGLSDTLDVLLIPKGRQIQLRDDTPAETAEAAG is encoded by the coding sequence ATGTACGTGCTCGCTCGCGGTGGATGGCTACAACGGTTGCGCCTGACCGCCGGTCTCGTTCTGTTCACTTTCGTGTTCATGCATTTGCTCAATCATGCCGTGGTCCTCTTCGGTCTGAGCATGGCCGAGAGCGTGCAGGAATGGCGTCTCGCCGTCACCCGATCGATCCCCGGTACGCTGGTGCTCTGCGCGGCGGCCCTCGTCCATGTCGTCCTCGGCCTCTTCAAGACGGCACGCCGCAGCACGCTGCGCATGCCGGCCTGGGAATTGCTGCAGATCTTGAGCGGCCTGGCCGTGCCCTTCCTCGTTGCCCCCCATCTGACCTATTCCCGCGTCGCCCACGAGTTGTTCGGCGTCTCGACCACCTATCTCTACCAGCTCTACTTGATCTGGCCTGCCGTCGCCTGGTCGCAGGCGCTACTGCTCGTTGTCGTCTGGACACACGCCTCGATCGGCATCCATTTCTGGCTCCGCCTGACACGGACCTACGAGCGACTCTTTCCGTTCGCCCTCGCCGTCGCCGTCGCAATCCCGGTCGGCGCGCTTGCCGGTCTCGTTGCCGGCGGCCGCGCCGCGCGCGAGCTGATCTACGACGAGGAGAGCTTTGCCGAACTGCGCGAGGAGGTGAACTGGCCATCGGGCGAAGCGTTCGGGGAACTGAGCCGGTTTTCCGAGGTTTTCCAGTTCGCGAGCATCGCCATTGTACTCACGGTCGTCGTCGTCATCGCCGGCCGCTACCTGCGCCATCTCCTCGGCCCCCGCGTCGAGGTCCGTTACGTCGGCGGCCCGGTGGTCCAGGCACCGATCGGGGCGACGCTGCTCGAGACCAGCCGGCGCTTCGGCGTCCCGCACGCCTCCGTCTGTGGTGGCCGCGCCCGCTGTTCGACCTGCCGCGTCCTGGTCGAGGAAGGTTTCGATGGGCTCCCCCAGCCCGGCCCGACCGAGAACGAGACCTTGCGCAGCATCGGCTCTCCCGACCGCGTCCGCCTCGCCTGCCAGATCCGGCCGCGCTCACCCGTCACCGTCGCGCGGCTGCTGCCGGCCGGCAGCCGCCTGCGGGCGGCCAGTTCACCCCAGTCGCGCGAGGAGCAGGGCGTCGAGCGCTCCCTGGCGGTGATGTTCCTCGACGTGCGCGGCTTCACGACCTTGAGCGAACGGCGTCTACCCTACGACACGGTCTATCTGCTGAACGAACTGTTTTCTTCCGCGGGTGGCGCGATCGTCGCCCACAACGGCTGGATCGACAAGTATCTCGGTGACGGGCTCATGGCCATTTTCGGCCGTGAGAGCGGCACCACGGCCGGCTGCCGGGAGGCGCTCGCGGCCGCGCGCGCCATCGACCTCGCGCTCGATCTCCTCAACGACCGCTTCAGTGGCGAACTTGCCGAGCCGCTGCGCATCGGCATCGGCATTCACGTCGGGCCCGTCGTCCTCGGGCGCCTCGGCCACCCCGCCTCCTCGGCCGTCACCGTCATCGGCAAGACCGTGAACGCGGCGAGCCGCCTCGAGGCGCTGACCAAGGAATTCGGCTGCCAGATCGTCGTCTCGAACGCGCTCGCCGCCCGCACCAGCCTCGTCACGGACGGCCTCGAACACCGCACGACCGAGGTGCGCGGCCTCAGCGACACCCTCGACGTCCTGCTCATCCCCAAGGGCCGCCAGATCCAATTGCGCGACGATACCCCCGCCGAGACCGCAGAAGCCGCCGGCTGA
- a CDS encoding ATP-grasp domain-containing protein codes for MIESLLIANRGEIAVRIARTCKALGVRVVAVVSDADRHALHAELADAVAHIGPAEASASYLDGAAIIRAAREHGAEAVHPGYGFLSENAEFADACAAAGLVFVGPDGATMRRLGFKDEAKALAEAAGVPTVPGWRGDSTDAAAMARAAKKIGFPLMVKAVAGGGGRGMRLVREAGELAGEVASARREAEGAFGDGRLMLERLVVSPRHIEVQVFGDGRGNVVHLFERDCSLQRRHQKVIEEAPAPGLSPAMRAAMTDAAVRLAASVSYRGAGTVEFLLEEDAEGGEPRFYFIEMNTRLQVEHPVTELVTGLDLVEWQLRIASGEGLPLAQQDIRLCGHAVEARIYAEDPARDFAPQSGPLHRFELAEGEGIRIDTGVRAGDEITPYYDPMIAKLIAGGGDRREAFGRLASALAASEILGPRANARFLLALARNADVLEARLDTGLIARQLVALTAAPDRMEGIAAGVSALLAPRRGLARCLAGPWGASDGYVPGANAGVPYTFSVDGKPMRLEVTSGGEGERVREEGGAWVPARGDGVPVVLLGQPPHTALTYAGAGVPVQVEVAFPRWERGDAHAGGDNITAPINGRVVSIAVEVGATVAKGATVAVVEAMKMEHVLVSPRDGRIASVAAAVGDQVGTGQLLVALAPQAVGGRGEAAGAAGAQPEGAE; via the coding sequence ATGATCGAGAGCTTGCTCATCGCCAACCGCGGCGAGATCGCGGTACGCATCGCACGCACGTGCAAGGCGCTCGGCGTCAGGGTCGTTGCGGTCGTCTCGGATGCCGACCGCCATGCCCTTCATGCCGAACTCGCCGATGCCGTCGCGCACATCGGGCCGGCCGAGGCGAGCGCCAGCTACCTCGACGGTGCCGCGATCATTCGCGCCGCCCGCGAACATGGCGCGGAGGCGGTGCATCCGGGCTATGGCTTTCTTTCCGAGAACGCCGAGTTCGCGGACGCCTGTGCCGCTGCGGGTCTCGTCTTCGTCGGTCCTGACGGGGCGACGATGCGCCGTCTCGGCTTCAAGGACGAGGCCAAGGCGCTGGCGGAGGCGGCCGGCGTGCCCACGGTGCCCGGCTGGAGGGGCGACAGCACGGATGCGGCGGCGATGGCCCGCGCGGCCAAGAAGATCGGCTTTCCGCTGATGGTGAAGGCGGTTGCCGGCGGTGGCGGGCGCGGCATGCGCCTCGTGCGCGAGGCGGGCGAACTCGCCGGGGAGGTCGCGAGCGCGCGGCGCGAGGCTGAAGGGGCGTTCGGTGATGGCCGGCTTATGCTGGAAAGGCTCGTCGTCAGCCCGCGCCACATCGAGGTGCAGGTGTTCGGCGACGGGCGGGGCAACGTCGTCCATCTCTTCGAGCGCGACTGCTCGCTGCAGCGGCGTCACCAGAAGGTGATCGAGGAGGCGCCGGCGCCGGGGCTGTCGCCGGCCATGCGCGCGGCCATGACGGATGCCGCGGTGCGGCTTGCCGCATCGGTTTCGTACCGGGGGGCGGGAACGGTCGAGTTCCTGCTCGAGGAGGATGCCGAGGGTGGCGAACCGCGCTTCTACTTCATCGAAATGAACACGCGGCTCCAGGTCGAGCATCCGGTGACCGAGCTGGTGACGGGCCTCGACCTCGTCGAATGGCAATTGCGCATCGCCTCCGGCGAGGGATTGCCGCTCGCCCAGCAGGATATCCGCCTTTGCGGCCATGCCGTCGAGGCACGCATCTACGCCGAGGACCCGGCCCGGGATTTCGCTCCCCAAAGCGGCCCACTCCATCGGTTCGAACTGGCCGAAGGGGAGGGTATTCGCATCGACACGGGTGTGCGGGCGGGCGACGAGATCACGCCCTACTACGATCCGATGATCGCCAAGCTGATCGCCGGGGGAGGAGATCGGCGGGAGGCCTTCGGGCGGCTCGCGAGCGCGCTCGCGGCGAGCGAAATTCTCGGGCCGCGGGCGAACGCGCGGTTCCTCCTCGCCCTCGCCCGAAACGCGGATGTCCTCGAGGCACGGCTCGATACCGGGCTCATCGCGAGACAACTCGTTGCTCTGACGGCGGCGCCCGATCGAATGGAGGGGATCGCGGCGGGCGTCTCGGCGCTCTTGGCACCGAGGCGCGGGCTGGCGCGGTGCCTTGCCGGGCCCTGGGGCGCCTCGGACGGTTACGTGCCCGGCGCGAACGCCGGCGTGCCCTACACGTTCTCGGTCGACGGAAAGCCGATGCGACTCGAGGTGACGAGCGGTGGGGAGGGCGAACGGGTCCGCGAGGAGGGCGGTGCGTGGGTGCCAGCTCGAGGGGACGGTGTACCTGTCGTGCTGCTCGGACAGCCGCCGCACACCGCGCTGACCTATGCCGGGGCCGGGGTTCCTGTGCAGGTCGAGGTCGCCTTCCCGCGATGGGAGAGGGGGGACGCCCATGCCGGCGGTGACAATATCACGGCGCCGATCAATGGCCGGGTCGTTTCGATCGCCGTCGAAGTCGGGGCGACAGTCGCCAAGGGGGCGACGGTGGCGGTGGTCGAGGCGATGAAGATGGAGCACGTGCTCGTTTCGCCGCGCGACGGGCGGATCGCGAGCGTCGCGGCGGCGGTCGGCGATCAGGTGGGCACAGGGCAACTGCTCGTTGCCCTCGCGCCGCAGGCGGTTGGGGGCCGGGGCGAGGCTGCGGGAGCTGCGGGCGCCCAGCCCGAGGGAGCGGAATGA
- a CDS encoding GTPase Era, whose translation MNDGANGDQDANAAGTAAGQEPAAAPEQAAGDDISLRGVGRTSLEGVATRAGFAALIGAPNAGKSTLVNQLVGAKVSIVSRKVQTTRSRIRGIYLDGAAQVVLVDTPGIFAPKRRLDRAMVEAAWSGAREADVVALLIDAARGVDGDVERILANLGRIGAPVLLVLNKVDRIEKERLLSLAADLNARTRFEETFMISALTGSGVGELRERFSSLMPFGPWLYPEDELSDAPMRQLAAEVTREKLYHRLHQELPYVSTVETTLWKELRGGAVRIEQTIFVERESQREIVLGKGGRTIKQISMDARAEIKEIIGAEAHLFLFVKVRENWGDDPERYREMGLEFPKD comes from the coding sequence GACATCTCCCTCAGGGGCGTCGGGCGCACGAGCCTCGAGGGGGTGGCGACGCGCGCCGGCTTTGCGGCGCTGATCGGGGCGCCGAACGCCGGCAAATCGACGCTCGTCAACCAACTCGTCGGTGCCAAGGTCAGCATCGTCAGCCGCAAGGTGCAGACCACGCGGAGCCGAATCCGCGGCATCTATCTCGACGGGGCCGCGCAGGTCGTGCTGGTCGACACGCCTGGAATTTTCGCCCCCAAGCGGCGGCTCGACCGGGCGATGGTGGAGGCGGCCTGGAGCGGGGCGCGGGAGGCCGACGTCGTCGCGCTCCTCATCGATGCCGCGCGCGGCGTCGACGGGGACGTCGAGCGCATCCTCGCCAATCTCGGGCGCATCGGCGCGCCGGTTCTCCTGGTGCTCAACAAGGTCGACCGCATCGAGAAGGAGCGCCTGCTGAGCCTTGCCGCCGATCTCAATGCGCGCACGCGCTTCGAGGAGACCTTCATGATCTCGGCGCTCACCGGCAGCGGGGTCGGCGAACTGCGCGAACGGTTTTCCAGCCTGATGCCGTTCGGGCCGTGGCTCTATCCCGAGGATGAACTCTCGGACGCGCCGATGCGCCAGCTGGCCGCGGAGGTGACGCGCGAGAAGCTCTATCACCGGCTGCACCAGGAACTGCCGTACGTGTCGACGGTGGAGACCACGCTCTGGAAGGAGCTGCGGGGCGGGGCGGTGCGCATCGAGCAGACGATCTTCGTCGAGCGCGAGAGCCAGCGCGAGATCGTGCTCGGCAAGGGGGGGCGGACGATCAAGCAGATTTCGATGGACGCGCGCGCGGAGATCAAGGAGATCATCGGCGCGGAGGCTCACCTTTTCCTTTTCGTCAAGGTTCGCGAGAATTGGGGAGACGATCCCGAGCGCTACCGGGAGATGGGGCTCGAGTTTCCGAAGGATTGA